The following are encoded together in the Citrus sinensis cultivar Valencia sweet orange chromosome 1, DVS_A1.0, whole genome shotgun sequence genome:
- the LOC127900211 gene encoding uncharacterized protein LOC127900211 codes for MAIASDLTKAWKAAFLIRTALALWGSCSPKPPGKAKAAEKVTVAMSAATTKCNSSALLTLVTNPLSHCPSTRISLILHQGYFTCRKVVITEPSTMGTRRSTGGNLEGCDSAIVWLEPVIVKWLDGLGEEDGLLSLKSRGQRPSNRCQECIEPVFDVASACDGGEA; via the exons atggcTATAGCATCCGATTTAACAAAAGCTTGGAAGGCTGCATTTCTGATAAGGACGGCCCTGGCCTTGTGGGGGTCTTGTTCGCCGAAGCCACCGGGTAAGGCGAAAGCTGCAGAGAAAGTTACTGTTGCAATGAGTGCAGCCACAACCAAATGTAACTCTTCTGCACTATTGACTCTTGTGACGAATCCTTTATCCCATTGTCCATCGACACGAATAAG TCTGATCCTTCACCAGGGCTATTTCACTTGTCGAAAAGTGGTGATTACGGAGCCGTCAACGATGGGAACCAGGAGAAGTACGGGTGGCAATCTTGAAGGTTGTGATAGTGCAATTGTTTGGTTAGAACCAGTGATTGTGAAGTGGCTCGATGGACTCGGGGAAGAAGATGGCTTGCTCTCACTGAAATCACGCGGTCAACGTCCTTCAAATCGGTGTCAAGAGTGTATCGAACCAGTATTCGATGTCGCTAGTGCGTGTGACGGCGGGGAAGCTTAG